In Gemmatimonadaceae bacterium, the genomic window GACTCGAGCGCGGCGATGATCGCCGGCCAGGGCGAGATGCCCTCGCCGAAGAGCACGCGATACGACTTCTCCTGTGCCTCGGTCCCCGGCGCCCAGTCCTTGAGGTGTACGCTGCGGATGCGGCCCGGGTTGGCGCGGATCCACGCCACCGGGTCGGCACCGGCCTTCATCGTCGTGCCGACGTCCAGCTGCAGCACGAAATCCGAGGGCGTGTTGGCCGCGATCAGCTCCATCGGGCGCCCCCCGCCCTCCAGCGCCACCCACTCGGCGTCATGGTTGTGCAGGCCGGCGAAGAGGCCGTGCGGGCGCAGGATGTCGGCCGCGGCGGTGAGCTGTCCCGCGAACTGCATCCACCCGTCACGCGTGGCCGACGGGAACGGCGGCGACGCAAGCACGACGTACTTCGCCCCGAGGATCTGGTTGATCTCGATGGCCTTCGACATCGTCTCGCCGGGCGTGAGCGATGCCATGCCGTTGTGCGTGGAGAAGCACTTGAGGCCGATGTCGTCGATCATCGTCCGCATCTCCTTCGCCTGCGGCAGCGTCCACGACGTGTACGGCGCGAAGAACTCGACGGCCTGGTAGCCGATCTGCTTCACGGTGCGCAGGGTGTTCGGCATGTCGCGGAACATCTCCTTCCGCACCGCGAACATCTCGATCCCGATCGGGAACTGCCGCGCACCACCGGCGATCACCGGCCTGCCCGCGGCCTGTGCGGTGCCGGCCAGCAGCCCCTCGGCCAGCGTCCCGGTGGTGGCAAGGAGGGCCGCGCCAGCGCCCGTCCGGGCAAGGAAGTCACGGCGTGTGAGCGGGACGTCGGGCGACGGCTTCGGCATGGCAGCGGAGATGCGGGAGTGAGACAGCCTCGCCAGCGCGCGACGGGCACGGATGGCGCGTCGTGAAAGGTGGCGACGGGACCGGAGGGCGCTACGGGCCCGGCGACCGGGCACCCGCACGCGGCGGCGGCGCCGTCTCCCGGGCAGCCGCCCGCGCAGCGAGGACCAGCACGGCCACCAGCACGGCGCAGAACCAGGGTATCACGACCATCGCATCGTGCAACCCGGTGGCGCTCCCTTCCGCGGCGGTGGCACCGGCCGCCAGCGCCCGCGCGGCCATCGCATCGCTGAGCCGCCCGAACAGGAGAAGCCCGATGGCGGTGAAGAGATAGAAGACGAAGAAGTAGACCGACATGGCGGTGCCGCGCATCCGCGCCGGCACGAGGTCGTGGATGGCGGCGTAGGTGGTGCTGTAGTACGGGTAGATCGCCACCACGCCGCCGAACAGCAGGAGCCCGTACCCCGCGGCGGCCCCTCGGGGCTGCGACACGGCGAACCAGAAGAGGGGCGTCGCGATGGCGGCCCCGGCGGCGACAAGCCGGAGACGCCCCGCCGGACCGTGTCGACCGGCACGGTCACCCAGCCACCCGCCGAGCAGCATCCCGAGCCCGCCTCCGCCGCCGAAGACGAGGGCGTTCCAGCGGTTGGCGTGCTCGATGTCGAGCCCGTGATAGCGGATGTAGAGTGACGTGGAGAACGCGCTGACGGCGTACAGCACGAGGTTGAGCAGCGCGCCCGACAGGATGATCCATCGCAGCGACGGGATCCGCAGCAGCGTCTGCACCACCTGCCAGGTGCCTTCGCCAGGCGCGACCACTCCTGGGCCCGCCTCGACGTGCCCGGGTGCGGCTTCGCGGATGCACAACGCCAGCACGGCGAGCACGAAGCCAGGCACGGCGGCGACGTACAGCGCGGGACGCCAGCCGCCGGTGGCCTGCGCGACCATCCCGCTGACGAGGTAGCTCGCGCCCAGCCCGAGCGGCAGCCCGAGCATGAAGATGCTGATCGCGCGGGCTCGCCGGTGTGCGGGGACGAGGTCTGCGATCAGTGCGTTCGCCGCCGGCGCCAGGCTGGCCTCGCCGACACCCACACCCATGCGACAGCAGAAATGCGCGACGAAGCTTCCCGCCGCACCGGACAGCGCCGTGAACAAGCTCCACACGGCGACGCCACCGGCGAGGATCACCCGACGCCGGCCGGTGTCCGCCAGCCGGCCAAACGGGATGCCGACCAGCGCGTAGAGCAGCACGAAGGCCGTGGTGAGGCTGGCGAGCTGGCTGTCGGTGAGTGACCACTCCTGCCTGATCTTCTCCCCAACGGCGCCGATCACCTGGCGGTCGTAGAAGTTCATGAAGTTGAGGCCGAACAGCACGGCGAGCGTGAATCCGGTGCGCGCACTCGACCCGGGTGACGAGGCGGCGCCAGCGGTGGCCTCGGGGCTCGCGCTCACCGGCAGCGGCGGTCGTGGCCAGGCGCCGGGACCGGGGCGACGCGGCGGTCAATCCGCGGCCGGCCCGGCGGGTAGATTGCCGCCGCAGGCGCCTCGCGTGGAACCCGCATCGCCGTGCCCACACCCACACGCATGCCCCTGCCGCTTGCCTCACCGCCCCGCATGTCACCTCTTCGTCTGGGTCCAGCCATGAAACTAGCCACGACGTTCGCCGCCATCGCGCTCTGCAGCGCGTCACTCACCGCGCAGTCGAAGCTGAGCGAGTGGCCGCAGCAATCGGAGGACCGTCCGCGTCCCCGCGTGGTGGAGCCAGGCGCGCCGTACACGATCGCGCCGCCGGCCGACGCGGTGGTGCTGTTCAACGGCACGTCACTCGACCGCTGGATGTCGGCGAACGGCGCGCCGGCCCGCTGGCGCGTGGAGAACGGCGCCTTCGTCGCCGTGCCGGGATCGGGGACGCTCACCACGCGCGACAGCTTCGGGGACGTGCAGCTGCACATCGAGTGGTCGTCACCGAACCCGCCGGTGGGCAAGGGGCAAGACCGCGGCAACAGCGGTGTGTTCTTCGGCGGCGACCGGTATGAGATCCAGGTGCTCGACAGCCGCGACAACGTCACGTATGCCGACGGGCAGGCAGGCTCGATCTACGGCCAGTTCCCGCCGCTGGTGAACGCCACGCGCGCACCGGGGGAGTGGCAGGTCTACGACATCGTCTATCACCGCCCCCGCTTCACCGCGGACGGCACGCTGCAGTCGGCGGCGCGCTTCACGGTGTTCCTGAACGGGGTGCTGATCCAGGACAACATGGAGGCGGTCGGCCCGACGACCTACATGAAGCGCACCCCCTACAGCGCGCATCCGGACCGGCTGCCGATCACGCTGCAGGACCACGGACACCCGGTGCGTTTCCGGAACGTCTGGCTGCGCAACCTCGAATAGGCGGTCCGCACTGGCGTCCGAAACGGCAACTGCAAGGGCTTTGACGCGAAGGACGCAAGGTGATCGCGGCGCGTGGCAGTCCTCCGTGCGCACTGCAGCATCGTACTCTTGCCGGAATTGCAGCCGCCACCGCAGTTCCACTGGCGACGATGCTCCTGGTGCGTGTGGAGCTGGCCAGGACCGCCGACCACTCTGCGTTCTTCGCGTACCTTGGCGTCCTTGCGTCGAAGCAGATGCAGTTTGAGCCGTGGCAGCTAGCGCGGAAGGAGTCGAAGGCCGGTGCCCCAGGGGTCGCGGGTGGTGACGTGGGTGCCGTCGGTGTCCGCGGCATAGCCGGCGGACCTCAGGCTGGCGGCGGCCGCTGAGACGTCCTCGGCGGACGGCAGTTCGAGTCGCCATTCGAGGAGTTGCGGGGCATCGGGTGCCGCCGGGCGGGCGGCGGGGCCGGCCCAGGTGTTGGTGCCGAGGTGGTGGTGGTAGCCGCCGGCGGCGAGGAAGAGGGCGCTGGGGTAGCTCCAGACCATGCGATCGAAGCCGAGGGCATCGCTGTAGAAGCGGGCGGCTTCGTCGAGGTGGCCGACGTGGAGATGGACGTGCCCGATCGTCGTGCCGGCGGGCATGCCGGTCCAGCGGGTTCCGGTGGCGGCGGTGAGGAGTGCGGGGACGTCGACGGGGTCGGTGGCCATGACGAGCTCGCGGTTCCGCCGTTGCCATGTGTCGCGGGGCCGGTCGGCGTAGACCTCGATGCCCAGGTCGTCCGGGTCCTGGAGGTAGAAGGCTTCGGAGACGAGGTGATCGCCGGCTCCGGCTCGCACGCCCATCTCGCCGAGGTGTCGGACGAATGCACCGAGCGCCTCCCGGGTGGGAAGGAGGATGGCGAAATGGTACAGGCCGAGTGATTTCGGTGCGCTCGTGGTACGCCTCCGTTCGACGAGGGTGACGAGCGGATCGGAGTCCGGGGCGGCAGTGCCCAGGGTGACGCGGTTGGCGGACTGGGCGAGTGCGCGGAATCCGAGCACCGTTTCGTAGTAGGCGCGGGAGCGGGCGAGGTCGGTGACCTGGAGCGTGACGCCGGCGATGCGGGTCTGGTCCGGGAGCCGGTAGCTGGGCGGCTGGATGCCGTAGGAGCCGGCGGAGGCAGGCGCGCTGGCGTTCCCGTTGCCGAAGCGTTCGTCGAGGCTGGCGCCCATGTGGTGGATCCGGTGGGAGGTGGGTTTTCGAGTCGGCCCGTGGCGCTGGCCAAAGGCGAGTCGCTTTTATGTGACCGCTGCTTTTCTTGCGAGCGTGGTCAGATCGATGAGCGAACGGAGCTGGTCCGGGGTGAGTGCGGCGAGTTGCCGGGCGTGTTCCGCCTCGACAGGGCCGGTCGCATTCCGAAGCACCTTCGAGCCAGCATCGGTGATGTATGTGGACACCTGGCGTCGATCTGTGGCCGATCGCACGCGAGTGACCAACCCTGCGGCTTGCATCCGGTCCAGCAGGCGTGTGACGTCTGGCATGCGAGACACCAGGCGATCGCGGATCTCGTTGCGGCAGAGCCCGTCCGCGCCCGCACCGCGGAGGATGCGCAGCACGTTGTATTGCACGCTGCTCAGTCCGTAGGTGCGCAGCACCCGGTCGAGCGCGTCCTCGAGGATCGCGGCCGAGCGAACGAGGTTGAGGAAGGCTTCCTGCTGGAGGCTGTCGAAGGCTCGGTCCTGCCGGATCTCGTGGCGCAAGTCGGGGGTCATATGTGCATATATGGGTGTTATAACACCGAGTGTCAAGACACGCATATCAGGAGTGGCGGCCGGCTGGCTGTCGTCCCGACGTGCTGCGGCAACGTGCGGCGCCGCGTGACTCCGGCCGCCGCGTGACTCTGTGTCAGGCCGGCCCAAAGGACTCCGAGTCAGGCGGCCACATCGGACTCGGAGTCAGGCCGGCCCAAAGGACTCTGAGTCAGGCCGGCCCAAAGGACTCTGAGTCGTTCCCCAGCGCCACTCGCCCCCACCCGGATTCCCCCGCGCGAAACTCCCCGCGACACCGCACGTATGGTTCTCCAGGCACCACTCGCCCGTTTCACAGGAGCTCACGATGTTCGGACTGTTGGCCATTGCCGCCAGCCTGGCGGTCACCTGGGCCGGCTACACCGCCGCCCGCAATTTCGTCCGCCAGCGGCTGCGTTTCGTCGACGCAGCGCAGTCGGGCTGGGCCCCGATCCTCGCCGGACTCGGCGCCGCCATCATCGCCACCCCGCTGGCCGCCCTGCTGCCGCTGATCGGCTCCGGGACCGCCATCGCCTTCGGTGTGAGCGTCGGCATCGGCGTCGCCAACGGCCAGCGCGACATCAAGCGGTCACTCCCCAGCGGGTACTGACCGCACCAGTGACCACGGGCCGGCCCCATCGGTCCGCGTCCGCCCAGCGCTGGACACCACACGCCACGATCCGCCAACCCGGATCGTGGCGTGTGTCGTATCACCCGCCGGATCCCGGCCGGCGCGCTGTGCCGGCCATCGCGGCGGGATAGCTTCGGGCATGGATCGACGCGCCTTCGTGGCCGCTCTCGGCGGCATGCCGCTCACCCTCGATGCTGCCGCCCGCACCATCGTGACCGAGGCGAACCGGCACGTCGCCGGACTGGCACCCGATCTCGTCGCCGAGGACGAGACGTACTGGCTCAGGGTCCGCGCCGCATTCTCGCTGGATGCCAACCACGTCAACCTGAACTCCGGCAGCGTCAGCCCCGCGCCCCGTGTCGTCTCCGACGCCATGCAGCGCTACTGGACGCTGACCAACATGAGCCCCTCGTACTACGTGGACGAGCTGCTCTACCCCGAGGTGGAACTGGTGCGCCGGCGGCTGGCGGCGCTGTTCGGGTGCGACCCCGGCGAGCTCGCGCTCACGCGCAACACCAGCGAATCGCTGCAGATCGTGCAGATGGGGCTCCCGCTGTCGCGCGGTGACGAGATCGTGAGCACCACGCAGGACTACCCGCGCATGCTCACCGCATGGCGGCAGCGCGAACGGCGCGACGGCGTGGTGCTGAAGCTGGTGTCGTTCCCCGTGCCCCCGCCGTCGATGGATGACCTGGTCGCGCGGATCTTCGCCGCCGTCACGCCGCGCACGAAGGTCATCCACATCTGCCACATGACGTACACCACCGGGCAGATCTTCCCGGTGCGGCGCATCTGTGACGAGGCGCGGCGGCGCGGCATCACCAGCATCGTGGATGGCGGGCACACCTTCGCGCACTTCCCCTTCACGCGCGACGACCTGGGGTGCGACGTGTACGGCTCGTCGCTGCACAAGTGGCTGTGCGCGCCGGTGGGCAACGGCCTGCTGTACGTGCGCACGCCACTCATCCCGACGATCTGGCCGCTGCTGGCGGCCGAGCCCTCCCAGGACGGCGACATCCGGAAGTTCGAGGCCATTGGCACCTACCCGATCGCGCTGCGCACGGCAGTGAGCGATGCCGTCGGGTTCCACGAGGAGATCGGCGGCGAGCGGAAGGCGGCACGGCTGCGCTTCCTGCGCGAGCGGTGGATGCGCGCGGTGGAGACGCTGCCCGGCGTGCACCTGCTCACCAGCCACGACCCGCAGCAGGCGTGTGCACTGGGCGCGATGCGCCTCGACGGCATCGGCGCGCAGCAGCTCACCGACACGCTGCAGCAGCGCTGGGGCATCCACGTGCGGCCGCGCTTCGTGGCCGGTGAGTTCGAGTGCATCCGCGTGACCCCGAACGTCTTCACCCGGCTCGACGAGGTGGACCTCTTCGTCGAGGCCATCCGCACACTGGCCACCGCACGCCGCTGACCGAGCCATGCCCATCCCCCGTCGCGACTTCCTCCGCACCACCGCCGCCGGCCTCGCGCTGCTCGGCACCGGTACCGTGCCCCGCCTCGGCGGGGGCATCGACCGCCCGCGCCCGTCGCGCGCGCAGCTCGCGTGGCAGCGCGACGAACTGGCGATGTTCGTCCACTTCGGGGTCAACACCTTCACCGATCGGGAGTGGGGTGACGGCAGCGAGCACCCGTCGATCTTCCAGCCCACGGCGCTCGATGCGCGACAGTGGGCGCGCACGGCGAAGATGGCCGGCTTCAAGGCGATGATCCTCACCGCCAAGCACCACGACGGATTCTGCCTCTGGCCGACGAAGACCACCACGCACAGCGTGGCATCCAGTCCGTGGCGGGGCGGGCGCGGTGACGTGGTGCGCGAGTTCGTGGACGCCTGCCGCGCGGAGGGGCTCCGGCCCGGACTGTACCTGTCACCGTGGGACCGGCACGAACCGCGCTATGGCGACTCACCGGCGTACAACGACGTCTACGTCGCGCAGCTCACCGAGCTGCTCACGCAGTACGGGCGGATCCACGAGGTCTGGTTCGATGGCGCGAACGCCGAGGGGCCGAACGGCCGGCGACAGGTCTACGACTGGCCGCGCACCTGGGCGACGGTGCGGACACTCCAGCCCGACGCGGTGATGTTCTCCGACGCCGGGCCCGACGTGCGCTGGATCGGCAACGAGCGCGGCGCGGCGGGCACCACCAACTGGTCCACGGTGGATCCGCGGATCGTGACGGTGCCCGGGATGAGCGGCGACGAGGTCATGCGCTCGCTCCAGGACGGCGACCGTGACGGCACGGTGTGGCGCCCGGGTGAGACCGACGTCTCGATCCGGCCGGGGTGGTTCCACCATCCGGCCGAGGACGCGAAGGTGCGCACGGCCGACGACCTGGTGCAGCTCTACTTCACGTCGGTGGGGCGCAATTCCAAGTTGCTGCTGAACGTGCCGCCGGGTCGCGACGGGCGGTTCCACGCCACCGACGTGGCGAACCTGCTCGCGATGCGGGCGCAGCTCGATGCGATGTTCGCGCGCGATCTCACGCGCGGCGGCCTGCGCAGGTGGCGCAGCGACATCGCGGGTCGCGGCACGGCCGAGGTGACGCTGCCGGTGCCGGCCCGCGTGGGGATCATCGACCTGCGCGAGGACATCGCGCAGGGCCAGCGGGTGGCGCAGTACACGCTCGACGTGCACGATGGCTCGGCATGGCGCGAGCTGCAGCGCGGGACGACCATCGGCTACCGTCGCCTGGCGAGGGTGGAGGCCGGCGTGGTGCACCGCGTCCGCGTCCGCGTGGACGATGCACTGGAGCCGCCGCTGCCCGTGACGATCGGCTGCTACGCGGGCTGAGTGCGGCAGCCGTGCCCGGGTATCCGGCGCACGACACGCGCGCAAATCCCCGCCATCGGTAACAATGGTTTGACCGGAACGGTCGCGACCGTACCGCGTACTTACCTTCTCGCCTTCACGCTCCCGGTGCGGTCGTGTCGTCGCCCCGCCGCGTTTCGCGACTGCATGCTGCGGTCCCGCTGCACCGACACTCGCCATCGTCCTCCCGCACATGACCGCTCGTCATCACGACGCCCCGTCCCTGCGCGACAGCTGGCGGGCGGACCTCCCGGCCTCGCTCGTCGTCGTGCTCGTCGCGCTGCCACTCTGCCTCGGCATCGCGCTCGCGTCGGGCGCCCCGCTCGCCTCGGGACTCGTGGCCGGCGTGATCGGCGGCATCGTGGTCGGGGCACTGTCGAACTCGCAGCTGATGGTGAGCGGGCCCGCCGCCGGCCTCACGGCGATCGTGTTCGCCGGCATCGGCACCCTGGGCTCGTTCGAGAACTTCCTGGTGGCCGTGGTCATCGGCGGCGTGCTACAGGTGGGACTGAGCGTCGCCCGCGCCGGCGTGATCGGCTACTACTTCCCGAGTGCGGTGATCAAGGGAATGCTGGCGGCGATCGGCATCATCCTGATCCTCAAGCAGCTGCCGCACGCGGTGGGCTTCGATGCCGACTTCGTGGGTGACGAGTCGTTCGCGCAGCCGAACGCGGAGAACACCTTCACGGCGCTGGCGCACATGTTCCAGCAGACGCAGCTCGGCGCGGTGCTCATTGCCGCCGTGTCGCTGGCGGTGCTCATCGCGTGGAGCCGGCCGGCACTGAAAGTGCTGCGCGTCGTGCCGGCGCCGCTGGTGGTGGTGGTGCTGGGCGTGGCGCTGAACCAGCTCTTCGAGGCGTCCTGGCCCGCGCTCGCCGTGCGGTCGACCCACCTGGTGCAGCTGCCGGTGGCATCGTCTCCCGCCGGGTGGGCGGAGTTCCTCACCACGCCGTCCTGGGGCGCGCTGACCGCGGCCGCCACGTGGAAGCTCGGGGTGACGCTGGCGATCGTCGCCAGTCTCGAGACGCTCCTGAGCCTCGAGGCCACGGACAAGATGGATCCGTACAAGCGGGAATCGGACACGAACCGGGAGCTGATGGCGCAGGGCGTCGGCAACACGCTGTCCGGGCTGGTGGGCGGGCTCCCGCTGACGGGCGTCATCGTGCGGAGCGCGGCGAACATCGACGCCGGCGCGCGGACACGGTGGTCGGCCATCCTGCACGGCGTGCTGCTGCTGGTGGCGGTGCTCTCGATTCCCGCGGTGCTGAACCTGATCCCGCTGGCCGCCCTGGCGGCGATGCTCATTCACACCGGGTTCAAGCTTGCGGCGCCGGCGCTGTTCCGCACGGCCTGGCGCCAGGGGCGCGCGCAGTTCATCCCGTTCACCGTGACGGTGGTGGCGATCGTGCTGACCGACCTCCTGATCGGGATCGCGATCGGGCTGTCGGTGGCGGCGGCGTTCATCCTGGCGCAGTACCTGCGGCAGCCGGCCCTGCGCCTGATCAGTCCGCAGGGCACCGTGCTGAAGCGCTATGCCCTTCCGGACCAGGCGACATTCCTGTCGAAGGCAAACCTCGAAAGGACCCTGAGCGCGTTGCCGGAGGGGAGCCGGATCGAGATCGACGGCAGTCACACCACACGGTTCGACCATGACGTCCTGGAACTGCTGCACGGCTTCACCGCCACTGCCGCGCTCCGTGACATCGACTACCGGCTCGTGAACGTCCCGGCCGCCCTGACGACGCCCACCCACAGGCACTGAGCATGAAGCACTACGAAGAGCTGTTCGCGAACAATCGGAAGTGGGCCACCAACGCCGTCGCCACCGACCCGATGTACTTCGAGCGCCGGGCCGCCGGCCAGGAGCCGCACTTCTTCCTCATCGGCTGCTGCGACTCGCGGGTGCCCACCGAGGTGCTCACGGGAGCCAAGCCGGGTGAGATCTTCACGCACCGCAACATCGCGAACCAGGCGCACCCGAATGACCTGAGCATGCTGGCGGCGCTGGAGTACGCGGTGGAGTTCCTCGACGTGACGCACGTGCTGGTGTGCGGCCACTACGGCTGTGGTGGCGTGAAGGCAGCCACGGGGGCGCAGGGCCACGGCGTGGTGGACCACTGGCTGCACGTGATCCGCGACGTCTACCGCTGGCACCTGCCGGAGCTGGACGCGCTGCCCGACGAGACGGCGCGGGTGAACCGCCTGGTGGAGCTGAACGTCGTGGAACAGGTCTACCAGCTCTCGCGCACCCCGGTGGTGCAGCGCGCGTGGGCCAAGGGGAAGCGCCCGATCCTGCACGGCCTGGTGTACGACATCCACGACGGGCTGCTGAAGGACCTCGTGACGGGGCTCGACAGCGAGGAGAAGGTGCATGCGCTGCGGAGTGCGGTGACGGGGCCGACGTCGGTGCACACCGACCGGGCCTGACTCAGCCGGTCAGGGCACGCAGACGACGGCGGCCGGCGACGAGGAGCACGGCCGCACCGGCCACGCAGAGCCACCCGAACCAGTCACCGAAGCGCGTGTAGACGGTGCGGATTGGCGGGGGGACGACGGTGGTGACCAGCAGGCCAGCGCCGGGCATCCCGGCACTCGGGCGTTCCGCGATCACCCGCCCGTACGCGCTCGACACCGTCAGCAGCCCATCGCGCGACGATCGGATCACCATGAAGCCGTTCTCGACGCCGCGCACCATCGTCATGCGCGCGGCGAGCGTGCGGTCGACGGTGAAATCCCATGCCGGCACCAGCACCACGGCCACGTCGCGCGCACCGTACTCACGGGCAAACGAGGCGAAGTGCATGTCCTTGCAGATCGCCAGTCCGGCCCGGAATCCGCTCACGTCGCGGACGGCGAAGTTCGTGCCTGCCCGATAGGCGCGTTCCGGAGGGGCGAGATGGTGCTTCAGGTAGGCATCGTCCAGCCTGCCGTCCGCACCGAACAGCCACGCGAAGTTCTCCGGCGGGCCACCACCATCGATGGTAATCGAGGCCAGCAGGCCGACGCGCTGCGCTGCGGCCAGGTCGCTGAAGTACCGCTGCCACTCGCCGGCACCGGCCGGTGTCGTGACTGCGATCTTCTCCGGCAGCACCACCAGCCGTGCTCCCTGCGCCGCAAGTTCCGCCACCCTGGCCGCGTACGCCGACCGGATCGCCCCGATGTAGGGAGCCCTGGCCTGCAGGCCGATCGCGTCGTCGATCGCCACGAGGCCGATCGTGACCGAGGGGCCGGCCTGACGCTGACGGAGGCGCGCGGCGCCGAACGCCATTGTCACGGCGAGCGTGAGCATCACGGCGATGCACGCCCTGACGGTGCCCCGTGGCCGACGACCGTGCAGCAGCACGAACGCAATGGCCGACGGGACGAGCGTGAGCACGAACAGCAGGCCCGGCACTCCGAGTATCGACGTGACCTGCAGCAGCGGCAGCATCCCGACCTGCGTGTAGGCGTAGCTGTTCCAGTTGCCGTCTGGCAGCGCGTGGGCCATCACGGTGTCGACCGCCGTCCAGAGCAACGGCAACGCGAGCATGCCCGGCACCACGGACGCGTGCCGCAGGTGTCGCTGCGCCGCGTTCAGGATCCCGGCCAGCACCAGTGCCAGCGCCCCGCTGACCCCGATCGCCAGGCCCGCTGGCATTATCCGCGTCAAGGCGGACAGGTTCCCCGACTGCGCGACCAACGCAGCAAGGACCATGAGCCAGCGGGTGCGCGCGTGTGGCGAACGACTTGCCAGCACCAGTGCAGGCACCGGTGCGACCCAGGCCAGCCAGGCCACCGGCTCGAGCTGCACCACCAGCCGAAGGAGCACCCCGCACCCAAGCGCGAGCGCG contains:
- a CDS encoding sugar phosphate isomerase/epimerase, which gives rise to MPKPSPDVPLTRRDFLARTGAGAALLATTGTLAEGLLAGTAQAAGRPVIAGGARQFPIGIEMFAVRKEMFRDMPNTLRTVKQIGYQAVEFFAPYTSWTLPQAKEMRTMIDDIGLKCFSTHNGMASLTPGETMSKAIEINQILGAKYVVLASPPFPSATRDGWMQFAGQLTAAADILRPHGLFAGLHNHDAEWVALEGGGRPMELIAANTPSDFVLQLDVGTTMKAGADPVAWIRANPGRIRSVHLKDWAPGTEAQEKSYRVLFGEGISPWPAIIAALESVGGVEFYLMEQEGSRFDEFETARRCLASWKQLRGNR
- a CDS encoding MFS transporter → MSASPEATAGAASSPGSSARTGFTLAVLFGLNFMNFYDRQVIGAVGEKIRQEWSLTDSQLASLTTAFVLLYALVGIPFGRLADTGRRRVILAGGVAVWSLFTALSGAAGSFVAHFCCRMGVGVGEASLAPAANALIADLVPAHRRARAISIFMLGLPLGLGASYLVSGMVAQATGGWRPALYVAAVPGFVLAVLALCIREAAPGHVEAGPGVVAPGEGTWQVVQTLLRIPSLRWIILSGALLNLVLYAVSAFSTSLYIRYHGLDIEHANRWNALVFGGGGGLGMLLGGWLGDRAGRHGPAGRLRLVAAGAAIATPLFWFAVSQPRGAAAGYGLLLFGGVVAIYPYYSTTYAAIHDLVPARMRGTAMSVYFFVFYLFTAIGLLLFGRLSDAMAARALAAGATAAEGSATGLHDAMVVIPWFCAVLVAVLVLAARAAARETAPPPRAGARSPGP
- a CDS encoding DUF1080 domain-containing protein; the encoded protein is MKLATTFAAIALCSASLTAQSKLSEWPQQSEDRPRPRVVEPGAPYTIAPPADAVVLFNGTSLDRWMSANGAPARWRVENGAFVAVPGSGTLTTRDSFGDVQLHIEWSSPNPPVGKGQDRGNSGVFFGGDRYEIQVLDSRDNVTYADGQAGSIYGQFPPLVNATRAPGEWQVYDIVYHRPRFTADGTLQSAARFTVFLNGVLIQDNMEAVGPTTYMKRTPYSAHPDRLPITLQDHGHPVRFRNVWLRNLE
- a CDS encoding VOC family protein yields the protein MGASLDERFGNGNASAPASAGSYGIQPPSYRLPDQTRIAGVTLQVTDLARSRAYYETVLGFRALAQSANRVTLGTAAPDSDPLVTLVERRRTTSAPKSLGLYHFAILLPTREALGAFVRHLGEMGVRAGAGDHLVSEAFYLQDPDDLGIEVYADRPRDTWQRRNRELVMATDPVDVPALLTAATGTRWTGMPAGTTIGHVHLHVGHLDEAARFYSDALGFDRMVWSYPSALFLAAGGYHHHLGTNTWAGPAARPAAPDAPQLLEWRLELPSAEDVSAAAASLRSAGYAADTDGTHVTTRDPWGTGLRLLPR
- a CDS encoding MarR family transcriptional regulator, which codes for MRHEIRQDRAFDSLQQEAFLNLVRSAAILEDALDRVLRTYGLSSVQYNVLRILRGAGADGLCRNEIRDRLVSRMPDVTRLLDRMQAAGLVTRVRSATDRRQVSTYITDAGSKVLRNATGPVEAEHARQLAALTPDQLRSLIDLTTLARKAAVT
- a CDS encoding aminotransferase class V-fold PLP-dependent enzyme, which produces MPLTLDAAARTIVTEANRHVAGLAPDLVAEDETYWLRVRAAFSLDANHVNLNSGSVSPAPRVVSDAMQRYWTLTNMSPSYYVDELLYPEVELVRRRLAALFGCDPGELALTRNTSESLQIVQMGLPLSRGDEIVSTTQDYPRMLTAWRQRERRDGVVLKLVSFPVPPPSMDDLVARIFAAVTPRTKVIHICHMTYTTGQIFPVRRICDEARRRGITSIVDGGHTFAHFPFTRDDLGCDVYGSSLHKWLCAPVGNGLLYVRTPLIPTIWPLLAAEPSQDGDIRKFEAIGTYPIALRTAVSDAVGFHEEIGGERKAARLRFLRERWMRAVETLPGVHLLTSHDPQQACALGAMRLDGIGAQQLTDTLQQRWGIHVRPRFVAGEFECIRVTPNVFTRLDEVDLFVEAIRTLATARR
- a CDS encoding alpha-L-fucosidase codes for the protein MPIPRRDFLRTTAAGLALLGTGTVPRLGGGIDRPRPSRAQLAWQRDELAMFVHFGVNTFTDREWGDGSEHPSIFQPTALDARQWARTAKMAGFKAMILTAKHHDGFCLWPTKTTTHSVASSPWRGGRGDVVREFVDACRAEGLRPGLYLSPWDRHEPRYGDSPAYNDVYVAQLTELLTQYGRIHEVWFDGANAEGPNGRRQVYDWPRTWATVRTLQPDAVMFSDAGPDVRWIGNERGAAGTTNWSTVDPRIVTVPGMSGDEVMRSLQDGDRDGTVWRPGETDVSIRPGWFHHPAEDAKVRTADDLVQLYFTSVGRNSKLLLNVPPGRDGRFHATDVANLLAMRAQLDAMFARDLTRGGLRRWRSDIAGRGTAEVTLPVPARVGIIDLREDIAQGQRVAQYTLDVHDGSAWRELQRGTTIGYRRLARVEAGVVHRVRVRVDDALEPPLPVTIGCYAG
- a CDS encoding SulP family inorganic anion transporter; protein product: MTARHHDAPSLRDSWRADLPASLVVVLVALPLCLGIALASGAPLASGLVAGVIGGIVVGALSNSQLMVSGPAAGLTAIVFAGIGTLGSFENFLVAVVIGGVLQVGLSVARAGVIGYYFPSAVIKGMLAAIGIILILKQLPHAVGFDADFVGDESFAQPNAENTFTALAHMFQQTQLGAVLIAAVSLAVLIAWSRPALKVLRVVPAPLVVVVLGVALNQLFEASWPALAVRSTHLVQLPVASSPAGWAEFLTTPSWGALTAAATWKLGVTLAIVASLETLLSLEATDKMDPYKRESDTNRELMAQGVGNTLSGLVGGLPLTGVIVRSAANIDAGARTRWSAILHGVLLLVAVLSIPAVLNLIPLAALAAMLIHTGFKLAAPALFRTAWRQGRAQFIPFTVTVVAIVLTDLLIGIAIGLSVAAAFILAQYLRQPALRLISPQGTVLKRYALPDQATFLSKANLERTLSALPEGSRIEIDGSHTTRFDHDVLELLHGFTATAALRDIDYRLVNVPAALTTPTHRH
- a CDS encoding carbonic anhydrase, whose amino-acid sequence is MKHYEELFANNRKWATNAVATDPMYFERRAAGQEPHFFLIGCCDSRVPTEVLTGAKPGEIFTHRNIANQAHPNDLSMLAALEYAVEFLDVTHVLVCGHYGCGGVKAATGAQGHGVVDHWLHVIRDVYRWHLPELDALPDETARVNRLVELNVVEQVYQLSRTPVVQRAWAKGKRPILHGLVYDIHDGLLKDLVTGLDSEEKVHALRSAVTGPTSVHTDRA